In Palaemon carinicauda isolate YSFRI2023 chromosome 14, ASM3689809v2, whole genome shotgun sequence, the following proteins share a genomic window:
- the LOC137652832 gene encoding craniofacial development protein 2-like — protein MQLKKRAYFGFRICQLNVRFMTGRGREVADLMREKKVDVICVQGTLCKGNRAKEISDGYELYISGTNKQGRYGVGLILSGELKNALIDVHRKNDRIIRLKMRRRGEIMNIISAYAPQVGCTEDDK, from the coding sequence atgcagctaaagaagcgagcatACTTTGGattcagaatatgtcagcttaatgttaggttcatgactgggagaggtagagaagtggctgacttgatgagggaaaagaaagTAGATGTTATATGTGTGCAGGGAACACTATGTAAGGGGAATAGGGCTAAAGAGATCAGTGATGGATATGAGCTATATATTAGTGGAACAAATAAACAAGGTAGATATGGAGTTGGCCTAATACtctctggtgagctgaaaaatgcctTGATAGatgtgcatagaaagaatgaccgtatcatcagattgaagatgcgTCGAAGAGGAGAGAttatgaatattataagtgcatatgcaccacaagttggttgcacagaagatgaCAAGTGA